The Cottoperca gobio chromosome 6, fCotGob3.1, whole genome shotgun sequence genome has a segment encoding these proteins:
- the rassf7a gene encoding ras association domain-containing protein 7, producing MELKVWVDGVVRVVCGLSEETSCQDVVIALAQAIGQTGRYVLIQRLRDTEKQLLATEKPLESLAKLGQHGSEVQFFLRRTGPSSSDGPSPKQDRPTPPPLPKHPEPEPSKRSQPKKALTFNLGPSTSPKTKAKQFKRSPRDSPEQRASPSPSPSPVPPHVPSPSPSPSPPIGPSKEEVFRKVLQQQERLRAMEAQLDTLERESHTWERPYSSPCPSPVSDAHLQEEMETMEQAVRRNQAELAHEQYWEEELQAEVERERGMRRKLGELHAKLDDCGRRLHEFSVRSAQLEQEIQRESQTEWKANGPEESLDVMKAELQSRENHGTELEEHLSETDKALGKAESLMQAKQEELEELNKELRQCNLQQFIQQTGVLPAHTHSRTELQEQLEQLELAHLLQDGYRNGSYSVTQVESPPRPTAKQFLGHPRNLQNPLVSSLNPEVLTSRESSWR from the exons ATGGAGCTCAAAGTGTGGGTGGACGGAGTGGTGCGGGTCGTGTGCGGCCTGTCTGAGGAGACATCCTGCCAGGATGTAGTTATCGCTCTGGCCCAGGCCATTG GTCAGACAGGCCGTTATGTTCTCATCCAGCGTCTTAGGGATACAGAGAAGCAGCTGTTGGCCACAGAGAAGCCTCTGGAGTCTTTGGCTAAATTAGGCCAACATGGCAGTGAAGTTCAGTTCTTCCTGCGTCGTACTGGCCCTAGCAGCAGCGACGGACCCAGCCCAAAACAGGACAGACCAACTCCACCCCCACTGCCCAAGCATCCTGAGCCAGAGCCTTCGAAACGCAGCCAGCCTAAGAAAGCACTCACCTTTAACCTGGGGCCTTCCACTTCTCCTAAAACCAAAGCCAAACAGTTTAAGAGGTCTCCTCGGGACTCTCCAGAGCAAAGAgcctccccctccccttctcCCAGCCCTGTACCCCCTCATGTGCCATCCCCATCCCCATCTCCATCACCTCCTATAGGCCCGTCCAAAGAGGAGGTCTTTAGGAAGgttcttcagcagcaggagagactgAGGGCTATGGAGGCCCAGCTAGACACCCTAGAGAGGGAGTCACACACCTGGGAGCGTCCCTACTCATCTCCATGTCCTTCACCAGTTTCTGACGCCCACTTGCAAGAAGAAATGGAAACTATGGAGCAAGCTGTGCGGAGGAACCAGGCCGAGCTTGCCCACGAGCAGTACTGGGAGGAGGAGCTTCAGGCGGAGGTGGAAAGGGAGCGGGGAATGAGGAGGAAGCTGGGGGAGCTCCACGCCAAGCTGGACGACTGCGGACGGCGGCTCCACGAGTTCTCCGTGCGCTCTGCCCAGCTGGAGCAAGAGATCCAGCGGGAGAGCCAGACTGAATGGAAAGCCAACGGGCCCGAGGAGTCTCTCGATGTCATGAAGGCAGAGCTCCAGAGCCGCGAGAATCACGGGACAGAGCTGGAGGAGCACCTATCTGAGACTGACAAGGCTCTGGGGAAGGCAGAGTCGCTGATGCAG GCCaaacaggaggagctggaggagttGAATAAGGAGCTGAGGCAGTGTAACCTGCAGCAATTCATTCAACAGACAGGTGTCCTGCCAGCACACACCCACTCACGCACAGAGCTTCAGGAGCAACTGGAGCAGTTAGAACTGGCACATCTTCTGCAGGATGGATACAGGAATGGAA GCTACAGTGTAACTCAAGTGGAATCGCCGCCTCGCCCCACTGCCAAACAATTCCTGGGACATCCACGCAACCTGCAAAACCCTCTAGTGTCCAGTCTCAACCCtgagg tcCTGACATCCCGAGAGTCGTCATGGAGATAA